The region CTGACGTGCGCGTGGAGCGGCCGGCCTGCCCGGTGCCACGGCCCGTTCCGCCGCCCGGGTCCCGGGCGCGTTCGGCGCTCCCGCGCGACGAATCGCGCCGGAGCCCGGACGAGATGTAATGCCGGCGATCAGGATTGCCATGCCCGTTCTCGACGACGTGCCGCTCGAAGTCTCCGTGGTGCTGGGGGAGACCACCATGCCGATCCACCAGCTCTTGCGCATGGGCCGCGGCGCGGTGATCGAGCTCAACCAGAGCGAGGACGACGACGTGATGATTCTCGCCAACAACCTGCCCGTGGCCCGCGGCAAGGTCTCGGTCTACGGCAGCCGCATCGCCATCGAGGTGCGCGAATTGATCCGCAAGCCCAGCATCGTCGCCCAGATCTGAGCGTGGCGCAGCGAGTTCGCCTCCCGGGTGTTTTCGACCTTGTCGGCCCGGTATCGATCTGTTAGACGATGCGCCGCTTCGCCGGGCAGGCCCGAGTTGCGAAGGCGGTCATGGCGGAATTGGTAGACGCGCTAGCTTGAGGTGCTAGTCCCGCAAGGGGTGGAGGTTCGAGTCCTCTTGACCGCACCAGATTTGAGCGACTGCTCCGGAACGGCGGCCCCAGTGGCCGCCGTTTTGCCATGCGGACCGTCTCAGCCGCCGGCGCCCTTGGCGCTCGAGCGCAGGATCCGCTCGGTCTCCGAGGTCCATCCCGCCGGCGCCGGCCGGGTCTCGAGCGGCCCCGGGCCCGGCACCAGGTGGACGATGCGGTAGCCCTTCTCCTTCAGCGCCCTGAGGAAGCGCGGCAGCATCGCCACGGTGCGCGGCTGGATGTCGTGCAGGAGCACGATGCCGCCCTTCGAGCGGTCGAGGCGGGCGAGCAGCCGGGCGAGCTCCTGGTCCGGCGTCATCGGCTCCCAGTCGCCAGCCCACAGGTCGGCGCCGAAGACGACGATGTCGCGGCTGGCGAGCCAGGAATCGAGCGCCGGCGAATCGGCAAAGCCGGGAAAGCGGAAGAACGGGGCGCGCGGCTCGTTCCAGGCGTCGCCGTAGACCGCCTCGTCGACGGCCTGGAAGCCCTTGTCGATATTGGCCTGCGCCGCCGCCACGCCGAGATGGCGCATGTTGGGATGCGTCATCGAATGATAGGCGACGGTGTGCCCCTCCTGCAGCACCCTGGCGGCCAGGCGCGGCGCCGCCGCCGCGTTGCGGCCGATCATGAAGAAGGTCGCCTTGACGCATTCGGCGTCCAGCGCCGCCAGCACGCGCTCGGTCTTGCCCGGCATCGGCCCGTCGTCGAAGGTCAGCACCACCTCGCCCGGGGCGAGCGGCAGGGTCCGCGGATAGGTCTTCAGCCCCACCGCGCCGCCGCCGAGCGTGCCGACCCGCAGGGTGCGCGAGACGCCGAGGGCGTCGGGACCGCAGGCGAGGGCGGGGCCGCTCAGCGCGGCGAGCACAAGGGCGAGGGCGATCGGTCTCATGGCGCTGCTCTGGCACGCGATTGCGCCTGCCGCATGGCGGCGTGCCCGGCCGCCCCTCAGGCCGAGGCTTCGTCGAGGCGGGTGAGGAGCTCGGCGGCGGCGGCCTCGATGTCGGCGACGATGGCGGTCCGCATCGCCGGCGGGTTGGCCATGCGCATCGCCTGCAGCATCTCGGCATGCTCGCGGTTGGAGACGGCGTAGTTGCCGCTGGCGTGCAGCAGGTGGAAATACGGGCTGATCTGCAGCCACAGGCTCTCGATCACGCCGAGCAGCACCTCGGAGCCGGCGGCGCGGTAGATCGCGAAGTGGAAGTTGCGGTTGGCGCGCAGATAGCCCTTGACGTCGCCGGTGGCGGCCGTGGCCGAGAGGGTGGCGAACTCGCCCTCGAGATAGGCGAGCTCGGCCGGCGCCGTCTGGCCCGCCGCCCATTCGCCCGCCAGGCCCTCCACAGCCATGCGCACGTGCTGCAGGTCGAGCAGGCGCTCGCGCGTCAGGCGCGGAATGCCGATCGACCGGCCGGAGATAACGGTGAGCGCCCTGGCGGCGGTGAGGCGCTGCAGCGCCTCGCGCACCGGCATGGCGCTGACCCCGAAGGCGTCCGACACCGCCTGGATGGTGACGGTCTGCCCGGGTGCGATCTCGCCGTTGAGGATGAGGTCGGACAGCCGCCGATAGACCTGGTCCTGGAGGGTGGCCTTGGGAACGAGGCTGACGGGAAGGGCGAGCGGCTTCGGCACGGAACGGCAATCCGGTTGCGACCGCTCATCAATGCACCGCGGCGCAGTCGCGATCAATCGCCGCGGCGTGGCTTGCGATCTTCGATTATTGATCTATGATCAAATGCAAGTGGTCAAGGAACCACGTGCAGGCGCCCAGGGCGCCGGAGGAAACGGGAGGACTGTCCATGGGATTCTGGTCGACGATGCGTCGCGGCCTCGGCGCGGCCGTGCTGGCGGGCGCTGCGGCTCTGGCGCCCGACCCCGCCGCCGCGGCGGGCAAGTTCAAGATCTTCCTGAGCATGAGCTATATCGGCAATGACTGGCAGGCCGAGGCCGCCAACATGGTCAAGGCCATGGCGGCGCATGCCTCGATGGCCGACAAGGTCGACCTGCAGGTGCAGGTGGCGGGCCCCAACGCCCAGCGCCAGATCCAGCAGATCAACGCCATGGTCCAGGCCGGCGCCCAGGCGATCGTCGTCTATCCCATCTCGCCGACCGCCCTCAACGCGGCGGTGAAGAACGCCTGCGCCAAGGGCGTGGTCATCATCGCCTATGACGCGGCCATCACCGAGCCCTGCGCCTACAACGTCACCATCGATCAGGAGGAGGCCGGGCGCGTCACCGCCGACTGGCTGGCCAAGACGCTCGACGGCAAGGGCAATATCGTGATGATCACCGGCGTGCCCGGCACCTCGGTCGACACGCTGCGCACCAAGGCCGCCAGGGAAGTCTTCGCCAAGTATCCCGGCATCAAGGTCGTGGCCGAAGCGGTCGGCATGTGGAGCCAGGCGGTGGCCCGCACCGAGCTCTCCAAGATCCTGGCGACCCGCAACTGGGACCAGATCGACGGGCTGTGGATGCAGGTCGGCTGCTACACCGCCAACTCCATGCAGATCGAGGCCGGCAAGCAGGTGAAGGACCTGAAGCCTTGCGCCGGCGAAGGCTCCAATGGCGGGCGCGTGCAGATGCTCCCCGCCGGCACCGAGGTGGAGGGCGCCAACGCCACCTACACCCCGATGGGCGCCCCGCGCATCTCCTATGCCTCGCCGCCCTATTCCGGGGCGCTGGCCCTGAAGCTGGCGGTCGAGAAGCTGGAGGGCAAGGACATTCCCAAGCTCACCACGCTGCCGCTGCCGCTGGTGCGCAACGACACCATCAAGCTGTGCCAGGAGGGCACTTGGGCCGAGATGAAGGCCGGCTGCAACGCCTTCAAGCCGTCGATCGTGCCCAACCCCGGCTGGTTCGCCTCGATCTTCTCCGAGCAGACCCCCGAGATCGGCCTCAACGCCGCGCTGGTGGGCCAGCCGGAGAATTGAGGGGCGCCGATTACAGGCACAGGCGCGAGTTTGGCCAAGCCCCTCCCCCTTGCGGAGAGGGGTACGGGGTGGGGGTCGTTGGCGTAGGGCTCGCCCTATCCTGGGGGACCCCCATCTCTCACTCCTCCCCGCAAGGGGGAGGAGAGCGGTCGGCGGCGCGCCTCATACGATTCATCGTCGAGAGTCCGGATCCGCTCGCTTGCCGTCCATCGCCTCCCAGCCCGCCGTCGCCGTCGACCATGTCCGCAAGGCCTATGGCGCCACCGTCGCGCTCGACGATGTCGGCTTCGCCATCGAGGCCGGCTCGGTCCATGCCCTGCTCGGCGAGAACGGCGCCGGCAAGTCGACGCTGGTCAAGCTGCTCTCCGGCCTGGTCGAGCCGGACACCGGCGGCTTCCGCGTCTTCGGCGCGCCGGCGGCTTTGACCAGCCCGCGCGCGGCCCATGCCCACGGCATCCAGACCGCGTTCCAGGAGATGACGCTGGTCAAGAGCATGACCGTGCTCGACAACATGCTGATGCCCTATGCGCCGATGAACGGCCTCGGCCTGGTGCGGCGCCGGCACGCCGCCCGCCTGGTGGAGGAGCACTTCGCCACCATCGGCCTCGAGCACATCGACCCCGACGAGGAGGTCGGCGATCTCGATCTCGCCGTGCAGCAGAAGATCGAGGTCGCGCGCGCCCTGTTCCGCCGCCCAAAAATCCTGCTGCTGGACGAGCCGACCTCGACGCTCTCCGGCCGCGACGTCGACTGGCTCGGCGCCCTCATCGCCCGCGAGCGGGCCGAGGGCACCACCCTCGTCTTCATCTCGCATCGCCTGCGCGAGGTGCGCGACTTCTGCGACCGCGTCACCGTGCTGCGCAACGGCCGCCATATCGTCACCGGCGCGGTGAGCGAGCACAGCGACGCCGAGATCATCGGCATGATCGCCGGGCGCTCGCTGGCGCACGCCTTCCCGCCCCGGGCGGCGGCGGGCCGGGCGCTCGGCCCGGAAGTGCTCCGGGCCGACGGCGTCGGCACCGCGGGCAAGCTGGCGCAGGCCTCCTTCCGCCTGCATGCCGGCGAGATCCTCGGCGTCGCCGGCCTGCAGGGCATGGGTCAGCTCGACCTCTTCCTCGCCTGCTTCGGCATGGCCGAGATCGTCCGCGGCGGCCTCGCCGTCGACGGCCGGCCGACGGCGATCCTCGGCCCGCGCGAGGCGGTGCGGGCCGAGATCGGCATCAGCCTGGTGCCGGAGGACCGCAAGAGCGAGGCGCTGTTTCTCAAGCTCGGCGGCGGCCACAATGCCTCGCTGCCGGTGATCGAGCGCTTCACCCGTTTCGGCCTGATCGACGGCGCCGCCGAGCAAGCCGCCGTCGGCCGCGTCTTCGACCGGGTCGAGGTCGACCGCCGGGCGCTGTGGACGCGGGTTTCCGCCTTCTCCGGCGGCAACCAGCAGAAGATCGCCATCGCCAAATGGCTGCTGGCGCAGAGCCGCTGCCTCCTGCTCTACGACCCGACCCGCGGCATCGACGTCGGCACCAAGAACGAGCTCTACCGCCTGATCCGCGCCTTCGCCGATGCCGGCGGCGCGGTGCTGTTCTATTCCACCGAGATCCCCGAGATCGTCCATCTCGCCGACCGCGCCATCGTCTTCTATGGCGGGCGTGTCGCCGCCGAGATCGACGGCGCCGCCCTCAGCGAGGCGGCGATCCTGGCCGCCGCGCTCGGCTCGCTCGAGCCGGGGAGGGCGGCATGAGCGCGGCCGTGCTCGAGGCCCCCGCCGCGGCGACCGCCCGGGCCCGCCGCCTGCGCCTCGGCCTGGCGCGCCGGCGCGGGCTCGTCCTGGCGATCGCCGTGTTCTTCGTGCTGCTCGGCATCATCGCCATGGTGAGCGCGGCGCCGCTCGCCTATTACGACCTCTCGCAGATGGCCACCAACGGCGCGACGCTGGCGATCGCCGCCGCCGGCCAGACCCTGGTCATCCTCTCCGGCGGCTTCGACCTCTCGGCCGGCGCGGTGGTGTCGCTGGTCAACGTCGTGCTCGCCCGCTTCATGCCGGACCTCGGCCTGCCCGTGCCGGTGTGGATCGCCGTCGGCGTCGGCATCGGCTGCCTGACCGGCGCGTTCAACGCCGTGTTCATCGCCCTCCTGCGGCTGCAGCCGATCGTGGTGACGCTCTCCACCATGTTCATCCTGCAGGGCCTGACCCTCCTGGTCATGGACAAGCCGGGCGGGGCGGTCGACACCGGGCTCTCCGACCTCTTCATCGGCGATGCCGTGCCGAACCTCCTGCCGATCCCGGTGGTGCTGCTCGCCGTCCTGCTCCTGCTCTGGCTCTGGCTGAAGCGCAGCCGCTTCGGCATCGCCCTCTACGCCGTCGGCGGCGATGCCGAGGCGGCGCGGGCCACCGGCGTGCGCACCCGCCTGACCCTGTTCCTGACCTACGTCGCGGCCGGCGGCTGCTACGGCCTCGCCGGCGTGTTCATCAGTGCCCAGACCGGCTCGGGCGACCCGCTGGTCGGCAACCCGATGCTGCTGCAGATCTTCGCGGCTGTCGTGGTCGGCGGCACCGCGCTCGGCGGCGGGCGCGGCGGCCCGCTCGGCTCGGTGTTCGGCGCCTATATCCTGATGATGGTGGTCAATATCCTGCTGGTGCTCAACGTCTCGGCCTATTTCTCCACCATCGCCGAGGGCACGATCCTGATCCTCGCCGTGCTCGGCGCCTCGATAAGCCGGCGCTCGCGCCTCGCCGCGGCGCTGCGGGCCGCGCTCGCCTGGATGCGCGCCCGCCGCGCCGGGCTCCTGCCGGCCCAGCGCCGCGGCGAGGCGCCCCGGCTGGTGCTGCCGGATACGGGCGCCGCCCGGGCGCCGGCGGCCGAGCCCCCCTTCCGCGTCCGCCACGCCGAGGCGCTGCGCTTTGCCCTGCCGGCCTATGCCTGCTTCCTCGCCGTGCTCGTCGCCACCGAGCTGGCGCTCGGCCACACCCTGACCAGCTGGAGCTACTACAACTCGCTGATCGTGCTCTCCTCCTTCCTCGCCGTGCTGGCGCTGGGGCAGGGCACGGTGATCCTCACCGGCGGCCTCGACCTCTCCGTGCCCTGGACCATCGGCCTGTGCGGCATCCTGCTCGCCGGCATGGTCAAGGGCTCGGACGGCGCGCTGCTCTATGCGCTGCCGCTGGTGCTGGCCGCTGGCTGCCTGATCGGCTTCCTCAACGGCGTCGGCGTGGTGGTGCTCGGCCTGTCGCCGATCGTGGTGACGCTCGCCGCCAACGGCATCCTGCAGGGGCTGGCGCTGATCTATTCCAACGGCACGCCGGACGGCTTCGCCTCGCCCCTGCTGCGCGAGTTCATGACCGGCCGCGTGCTCGGCATCGCGCCGGTCGTGCCTTTCCTGGCGCTCTTCGTGACGGCGGCCGTGCTGCTGCTCGGCCGCACCGCCTTCGGCCGGCGGGTCTACGGCATCGGCAACGGCGAGCGCGTGGCGGCCCTGTCGGGCATCGCGGTCGGCCCGACCATCGTCAAGGTCTACATGCTCTCCGGCCTGTGCTCGGCCCTGGTCGGCGTGCTGCTCACCGGCTTCTCCGGCCAGGCGAGCCTGGGCATGGGCGACGACTACCTCCTGCCTTCGATCGCGGTCGTGGTGGTCGGCGGCGCGCTGATCACCGGCGGCCGCGGCCATTATCTCGGCATGCTCGGCGGCGTCTTCCTGCTCACCGCGCTGCAGACCCTGCTGGCGGGCACGACGCTGCCCTACGCGATCCGCGCCATCCTCTTCGGCCTCGTCGTCCTCGGCGCCGTCATGGCGCTGCGGGAGCGGCGGGCCTGACCCCGACGGAGCCGCCCCATGTCTTCCTCTTCAACCTCTTCCTCTTCAGCTTCCTCCTCCCCCTTCGGCGCCGATGCGGCGGCGGGCCTGCGCGTGCTGGTCACCGCCGGCGCGTCCGGCATCGGCCGGGCCATCGCCGACGCCCTGATCGCCCATGGCGCGCGCGTGCATGTCTGCGACGTCGAGGAGCGCTTCCTCGCCGACTACCGCGCCGCCCATGGCGAGGCCGGTGCCACCCGCGCCGACGTCGCCAGCGAGGCCGATGTCGAGCGTCTGTTCGCCGAAGTGGGGCGCCATCTCGGCGGGCTCGACGTGCTGGTCAACAATGCCGGCATCGCCGGGCCCACCGGCGGCGTCGAGGCGATCGCGCCGGCGGACTGGCGCCGCACCATCGACGTCTGCCTCACCGGCCAGTTCCTCTGCACCCACCATGCCGTGCCGCTGCTGAAGGCGGCCGGGGGCGGGGCCATCGTCAACCTGTCCTCGGCCGCCGGCCGCTTCGGCTATGCCTTCCGCACCCCCTATTCCGCGGCGAAATGGGGCGTGATCGGCTTCACCCAGAGCCTCGCCAAGGAGCTCGGCCCCGCCGGCATCCGCGTCAACGCCATCCTGCCCGGCATCGTCGAGGGCCCGCGCATGACCGGCGTGATCCGCGACCGCGCCGCCCAGGTCGGCGTCTCCTACGAGGCGATGGAGGCGACCTATCTCGACAGCATCTCGCTGCGGCGCATGGTGACGGCAGAGGACGTGGCCGGCACGGTGCTGTTCCTCGTCTCGCCGGCCGGGCGCAACATTTCCGGGCAGTCGCTCGGCGTGTGCGGCAATGTCGAGCGGCTCTGAGCCCTCTTGTCCGAAGCGAGGTTGGTGATGGCGACGATCGGGATCGTTGGATCGGGATTCATCGGGCGGGCCTGGGCGATCAGCTTCGCCCGCGCCGGCCACGGCGTCCGCCTGTGGGACGCGGCGGCCGGGGCGCCGGCGGCGGCGCTCGCCTATATCGCCGCCATCCTGCCGGACCTCGCCGGGGCCGGCCTGCTCGACGGCGCCACGCCTGAGGCGGTGCTGGCCCGCATCACGGCCACAGGCACCCTGGCGGAGGCGGTCGCCGAGGCCGACCACGTGCAGGAGAACACGCCGGAGGTGCTGGAGACCAAGCGCGCCGTCTTCGCCGAGCTCGACGCCCTGGCCCAGCCCGGCGCGGTCATCGCCTCCTCGACCTCGGCGCTGCTGCCCTCGCGCTTCACCGATCACCTGAAGGGACGGGCGCGCTGCCTGGTGGTCCATCCCATCAACCCGCCCTACCTCATCCCGGCCGCCGAGGTGGTGCCGGCGCCCTGGACCGACGCCGCCGTGGTCGCGCGCACCGCGGCGCTGCTCGCCGCCGCCGGCCACGCGCCGATCGTGATGAAGCGCGAGATCGACGGCTTCGTCATGAACCGCCTGCAGGGCGCCCTCCTGGAGGAGGCCTTCCGCCTGGTCGCCGACGGCGTCGCCTCGGTCGAGGACGTCGATATCGGCATCCGCGACGGCCTCGCCCTGCGCTGGTCGTTCATGGGCCCGTTCGAGACCATCGACCTCAACGCGCCCGGCGGCGTGCGCGACTATGTCATTCGCTACCAGTCGATCTACGAGCGGATCTTTCCCTCCACCCAGCGCCGGGTCGACTGGGCCGGGCCGGTGATCGAGACGGTGGAAGCCGAGCGCCGCGCCCGCCTGCCGGCCGAGGGCCTCGCCGACCGCCAGGCCTGGCGCGACCGCAAGCTGATGGCGCTGGCCGCGCACAAGCGGCGGCAGGTAGACGGGTAGTACGAGTGGGCGAGATGGAGACCCGTATCGGATACGGCGCGACGCCTGCGTCTTCCCTCCCCCTTGCGGGGAGGGATAAAGGGTG is a window of Labrys wisconsinensis DNA encoding:
- a CDS encoding FliM/FliN family flagellar motor switch protein; its protein translation is MPVLDDVPLEVSVVLGETTMPIHQLLRMGRGAVIELNQSEDDDVMILANNLPVARGKVSVYGSRIAIEVRELIRKPSIVAQI
- a CDS encoding 3-hydroxyacyl-CoA dehydrogenase — encoded protein: MATIGIVGSGFIGRAWAISFARAGHGVRLWDAAAGAPAAALAYIAAILPDLAGAGLLDGATPEAVLARITATGTLAEAVAEADHVQENTPEVLETKRAVFAELDALAQPGAVIASSTSALLPSRFTDHLKGRARCLVVHPINPPYLIPAAEVVPAPWTDAAVVARTAALLAAAGHAPIVMKREIDGFVMNRLQGALLEEAFRLVADGVASVEDVDIGIRDGLALRWSFMGPFETIDLNAPGGVRDYVIRYQSIYERIFPSTQRRVDWAGPVIETVEAERRARLPAEGLADRQAWRDRKLMALAAHKRRQVDG
- a CDS encoding SDR family oxidoreductase — protein: MSSSSTSSSSASSSPFGADAAAGLRVLVTAGASGIGRAIADALIAHGARVHVCDVEERFLADYRAAHGEAGATRADVASEADVERLFAEVGRHLGGLDVLVNNAGIAGPTGGVEAIAPADWRRTIDVCLTGQFLCTHHAVPLLKAAGGGAIVNLSSAAGRFGYAFRTPYSAAKWGVIGFTQSLAKELGPAGIRVNAILPGIVEGPRMTGVIRDRAAQVGVSYEAMEATYLDSISLRRMVTAEDVAGTVLFLVSPAGRNISGQSLGVCGNVERL
- a CDS encoding sugar ABC transporter substrate-binding protein — encoded protein: MGFWSTMRRGLGAAVLAGAAALAPDPAAAAGKFKIFLSMSYIGNDWQAEAANMVKAMAAHASMADKVDLQVQVAGPNAQRQIQQINAMVQAGAQAIVVYPISPTALNAAVKNACAKGVVIIAYDAAITEPCAYNVTIDQEEAGRVTADWLAKTLDGKGNIVMITGVPGTSVDTLRTKAAREVFAKYPGIKVVAEAVGMWSQAVARTELSKILATRNWDQIDGLWMQVGCYTANSMQIEAGKQVKDLKPCAGEGSNGGRVQMLPAGTEVEGANATYTPMGAPRISYASPPYSGALALKLAVEKLEGKDIPKLTTLPLPLVRNDTIKLCQEGTWAEMKAGCNAFKPSIVPNPGWFASIFSEQTPEIGLNAALVGQPEN
- a CDS encoding ABC transporter permease, with protein sequence MSAAVLEAPAAATARARRLRLGLARRRGLVLAIAVFFVLLGIIAMVSAAPLAYYDLSQMATNGATLAIAAAGQTLVILSGGFDLSAGAVVSLVNVVLARFMPDLGLPVPVWIAVGVGIGCLTGAFNAVFIALLRLQPIVVTLSTMFILQGLTLLVMDKPGGAVDTGLSDLFIGDAVPNLLPIPVVLLAVLLLLWLWLKRSRFGIALYAVGGDAEAARATGVRTRLTLFLTYVAAGGCYGLAGVFISAQTGSGDPLVGNPMLLQIFAAVVVGGTALGGGRGGPLGSVFGAYILMMVVNILLVLNVSAYFSTIAEGTILILAVLGASISRRSRLAAALRAALAWMRARRAGLLPAQRRGEAPRLVLPDTGAARAPAAEPPFRVRHAEALRFALPAYACFLAVLVATELALGHTLTSWSYYNSLIVLSSFLAVLALGQGTVILTGGLDLSVPWTIGLCGILLAGMVKGSDGALLYALPLVLAAGCLIGFLNGVGVVVLGLSPIVVTLAANGILQGLALIYSNGTPDGFASPLLREFMTGRVLGIAPVVPFLALFVTAAVLLLGRTAFGRRVYGIGNGERVAALSGIAVGPTIVKVYMLSGLCSALVGVLLTGFSGQASLGMGDDYLLPSIAVVVVGGALITGGRGHYLGMLGGVFLLTALQTLLAGTTLPYAIRAILFGLVVLGAVMALRERRA
- a CDS encoding polysaccharide deacetylase family protein: MRPIALALVLAALSGPALACGPDALGVSRTLRVGTLGGGAVGLKTYPRTLPLAPGEVVLTFDDGPMPGKTERVLAALDAECVKATFFMIGRNAAAAPRLAARVLQEGHTVAYHSMTHPNMRHLGVAAAQANIDKGFQAVDEAVYGDAWNEPRAPFFRFPGFADSPALDSWLASRDIVVFGADLWAGDWEPMTPDQELARLLARLDRSKGGIVLLHDIQPRTVAMLPRFLRALKEKGYRIVHLVPGPGPLETRPAPAGWTSETERILRSSAKGAGG
- a CDS encoding GntR family transcriptional regulator, translated to MPKPLALPVSLVPKATLQDQVYRRLSDLILNGEIAPGQTVTIQAVSDAFGVSAMPVREALQRLTAARALTVISGRSIGIPRLTRERLLDLQHVRMAVEGLAGEWAAGQTAPAELAYLEGEFATLSATAATGDVKGYLRANRNFHFAIYRAAGSEVLLGVIESLWLQISPYFHLLHASGNYAVSNREHAEMLQAMRMANPPAMRTAIVADIEAAAAELLTRLDEASA
- a CDS encoding sugar ABC transporter ATP-binding protein; amino-acid sequence: MPSIASQPAVAVDHVRKAYGATVALDDVGFAIEAGSVHALLGENGAGKSTLVKLLSGLVEPDTGGFRVFGAPAALTSPRAAHAHGIQTAFQEMTLVKSMTVLDNMLMPYAPMNGLGLVRRRHAARLVEEHFATIGLEHIDPDEEVGDLDLAVQQKIEVARALFRRPKILLLDEPTSTLSGRDVDWLGALIARERAEGTTLVFISHRLREVRDFCDRVTVLRNGRHIVTGAVSEHSDAEIIGMIAGRSLAHAFPPRAAAGRALGPEVLRADGVGTAGKLAQASFRLHAGEILGVAGLQGMGQLDLFLACFGMAEIVRGGLAVDGRPTAILGPREAVRAEIGISLVPEDRKSEALFLKLGGGHNASLPVIERFTRFGLIDGAAEQAAVGRVFDRVEVDRRALWTRVSAFSGGNQQKIAIAKWLLAQSRCLLLYDPTRGIDVGTKNELYRLIRAFADAGGAVLFYSTEIPEIVHLADRAIVFYGGRVAAEIDGAALSEAAILAAALGSLEPGRAA